The genomic window GGCACGGCGGTTGGCGGGGCACCCGTGGCGGGTTCCGTGAGCGAGCTCCCCGACAGTGCCGCGGGGTACTTCGGCGCCCTGGCCCAATCGTACGACTCACTGATCCGCCGCGCGCTTCCGCGGTACGACGAGATGATCGGCCAGCTCGTCGATTCGCTGCCGCGGAGCGCCGCGCGCGTGCTGGAGCTGGGCTGCGGCACCGGGACGCTCACCGTGGAGCTCGCCCGCCGCTACCCGGGCGCCGACCTCGTGTACGTGGACGCGTCGCGCGAGATGCTGGAGGCGACCCGGGCCCGCCTCGCCGCCGCCGCACCGGATTTGCGTGCTCGCGGGGTGCTTTCACGGTTCGAGGAGCTGGGAGCCGGCGGCGCCGTCGTGGATCTGGTCGTCTCCAGCATCAGCATGCACCACGTGGCGGACAAGGGTGCGCTGTACCGTCTCGTGTTCAGCCACTTGCGGCCAGGCGGCGCGTTCCACTGGGCCGACCAGCTCGCCGCGGCCACGCCGCGCCTCCAGTCGCTCCTGTGGGAACGCTGGCTGGAGTTCTGCCGGCTCCCCGGCAACTGCTCACACCAGGAGATCGACGGCCTGCTGGAGCACGCGCGCGCGCACGATCACTACGAACCGCTCGCGGTGCACTTCCGCCTGCTGCGCGAAGCGGGGTTCCACAACCTGGATTGTCTCTGGCGCAGCCTGATGTGGACGCTGGTCAGCGCGGAGAAGCCAGGCTCCTGAACGGGAGAAGGGGCACCGGCGCTGCCCATTGGCCGGTACCCCTTCTCCATTGAAGATCGCGCGCGGCTCCGGTCGCATGGGCGGGCCCGTGCAGGACCACGCCGCGCCCGCGCTAGTGCGTGGTGCGGTCGATCCGTATCCCCTTCATCTCCAGCACCACGCGCCCACCCGCCCGCCAGATCTGCTCAAAGGTGGCGGCACCATCGCGCGTGACGGTGAATGCGCCGATCGATGGTGGATCCCTCTCGCGGTCCGCGCCGTACGCCGCCTCCTCCGCCTCCCGGATGGACGGCCGCCCGGGAAAGCACCCTTGCAATGTGACGTTGAAGCTCCCCCGCCAGCGCCGCGCGCCGTCAGGGAGCACGTGCGGCGCGTTGACGATGTCGGCCGCCGTCACGCGGCAGCCGCCGGCGTTGGCCTCACGGTTGGTCGCGGGGATCGCCTCGGCGGTGGCCGCGCCGTGCACGTACAGCCGCGCGGTGTCCGCCATGCGGGGGCGCACGGCGGCGAGATCGAGCCCCGGCGGCGACTTGCGGCATATCGGATACCCCGCCGCGTTGGTGCGGAAGTAGGCGGTGACCGTATCGGTGCCTCCCGCCACCACCGTCATGCGATAGGTCCCCGTCACGGGGTGCGGGTCGTACGCGGGAACGCAGGGCTCGAGCGCTTCCTGCGCCTCTTCCAGCGCGTACTTCGCCGGAAAGCGCCGCGCCAGCCGCGGGTGCGTCCTCGCCCAGCGCAGGAGGCCCCGGTACGCGGCGAAAGGATCGCGCTCCACCTGTTCGTATAGCGGGAGCGACCGGGTGAGCTCGAACACCTGCGCGGGAGTGAGGATCGTTTCCGTGCTGTCCGGCGCGCCGTGGGTGTACCCGTCGGGATAGGCGCCGTGGCCCGGCTCCACGTCGAACGTGGGCCGCCCGCCGATCCATTCGGAGGGCGGCCGCAGCCTCGCGTCCACCATCACCTGCGCGCCGGGAGGGGTCCAGCGAGCGCTCGTCTGCCACCTCCACACTTCATTGCACTCCCAGCCGTAGGGCACCAGGATTCCTTCCTTGATCCCGGATGCGCGGGCACGCGCGAGGGGGGCCGGCACGTCTCCGCCCACGGCGTCCAGGCGGAAGAGCTGCCCGTGCACCGCCGCCGGGTCGGACACAGGCACCGTGTAACGGATCGGTCCCGCGCCGGCGCGGACCGTGTCGCTCCGCGCGGTCGCGAGGAGGAAAAGCGGCGCGCGCGTTCCGTACAGGCGGCCCGTGCTGCACGCTTCGGCGTCGCCAGCCCCCGCGGCGATGCCGATCAGCGCCGCCGCGATCAACGATGTCTTCATGGTTTCCCTTGCGCACAAGAGACGGAGGCACGGAGATCGACTTTCTTCTCCGTGCCTCTCTGTTTCACCATGTGTGCCCCGTGGTCAGAGCAGAATGCCCACCACGCACGCCGTCATGAAGTTGGCCAGCGTCCCCGCCACCATGGCGCGGAGGCCAAGCCGGCTCAGGTCGCCGCGGCGCTCGGGAGCCATGCCGCCGATGCCGCCGATCTGGATGGCGATGCTGCTGAAGTTGGCGAAGCCGCACAGCGCGTAGGTGGCGATCACCACCGAGCGCGGGTCGAGCTTCACGCCCTCCTGCAGCATGGAGCCCAGGTGCAGGTACGCCACGAACTCGTTGAGCGCCGTCTTCTCGCCGATCAGCGTGCCGATGGCCGGGGCGTCCTGCCAGGGCACACCCATCAGCCACGCCATCGGCGCGCCCAGCCACCCCAGCACCAGCTGGATGCTGAACCCCTGCACGCCAAAGAGCCCAAAGGTCCAGGCCAGCAGCCCGTTGATCAGCG from Longimicrobium sp. includes these protein-coding regions:
- a CDS encoding L-histidine N(alpha)-methyltransferase; protein product: GTAVGGAPVAGSVSELPDSAAGYFGALAQSYDSLIRRALPRYDEMIGQLVDSLPRSAARVLELGCGTGTLTVELARRYPGADLVYVDASREMLEATRARLAAAAPDLRARGVLSRFEELGAGGAVVDLVVSSISMHHVADKGALYRLVFSHLRPGGAFHWADQLAAATPRLQSLLWERWLEFCRLPGNCSHQEIDGLLEHARAHDHYEPLAVHFRLLREAGFHNLDCLWRSLMWTLVSAEKPGS